The following DNA comes from Verrucomicrobiia bacterium.
AGGGTTACTTTGAAAAAGCTGAGGTGGACGAAAAGGTTTTGCAGGCGGCTATCGTCCTCAGTGCCCATTGGAAATTTTTCTTTTGGCAAAAGACAGGCAGAGAAAAGGAAATGGCAGAAGCTAGGGAGTTTTTGGCCGCAGGTTGTCACCTCCTCTAGGTAGCCAGAGGTAGAGCTACTTCAGCAACTGAGATGCATGAAGCAGTAGTTCTGCTTCATTTCGTACCGGGCCCGCCAAGTCGCGGAGACGCTCTATCTCCCTGCTTATCCCCGCAGAAGAAATGAGTTCTTGAGAGTAGACAGCAGAAAAGTATATTTCTACGTCATGCTGGCTTTCAACCTCTTTTATTCCACCCTGTTCATGTAATGATTGCATTTCCACATACTGCACCGAGAGGCCAGCGTGTCTTTGCCCTAGTTCTTCTAAATACTCTTTGAAGGGAATAGGGCCATCTGTCACGTAGTACTGCAACCTACCCTTAATGGGTTTTCCGGATAGATCAAGGTCCGCCAAAAGTGACCTAATAGCGCCTATACCCACGCCTCCCGCTACAAATAATGCGGGGTTTGGGCTGTCATGATACGTAAAGTGTCCCTGCGCAGGGGTTACTTGGACCGTTCCCCCAACGGGGAGGCTACGGAGCGCCCGCTTAAATGTACTCCCCACCTCAGACGCATGGGTGATGAACTGGATATCCTTTTCTTGTGATGCCGTCACCATACTTAGGGCGCGGGTAATCCCCTTGTCATCTGGGTTTGGGTGATCCAAAAATACCACTACATGCTGTCCCGCAATCCATTGAAAGCCATGGGGCTTATGAAAGGTAAAGAGGCAAATATCGCCGGAAAGTACCTGCTTATCTTTCAGGGTAAGGCTAGTCATTTTTTATTCTTACCGCCTCTCAAGAGCTAAATCCTTGAGACCGTCGGGGCTTTCAGTCTCCTTTTTCATAGCTGGACTATAGCATACTGACCCCTCATTTTCAGGGCAAAGAAAAACCGCCACCCCTTGTGAGGGTGGCGGCATCGGGACTTACGCTCCCTTGACGGGAGCGGGTTCAGGTTCGACCGCAGTAGGTGCGACTTCCAGCTCGTCGAGAGCGGGATCAAAGGCCAGCGTTTCCGCCGTCTCGATCTCGATCACCGGCATTTCTTCTTCGGGCTGGCGCGGGAACATCGCCGAAACGATGATGCTACCACCCAGGAAGACGGCCAGAACGGCCAAGCTGACTGCCGCTCCGACGTGAAAGCCGAAGGGCGACGCGACCATTTTGAAGCCGATCCATCCGAGAACGCCGGTCAGGCCCCAGCTCAACGCCCAGAACTTAGCTGCTACCGATTGGTAGACAAAGAAGAGGGCGCGCAAACCGAGGATGGCGAAGACGTTGCTGCTGTACGCGATGAACCGGTCAGGGCTAATCGCAAGCACGGCAGGCACCGAATCGACCGCGAAGATTAGGTCCGTACATTCGATGAGGATGATAATCGCTGCCATCAGCGTCAGCACCTTCTTGCCGTTCACCTTGGTGACCAACTTGTGGCCATCAAATTCGTGGTGAACTGGCAGCCACTTGGAGATCATCTTCCAAAGCCACTTGTCAGTGAACTCGATCTCTTCTTCCAGCTCGTCTCCACCTCTCGCTTCCTGGAATGCTTTCCAAGCGGCGCGAATGAGGATAAGGCCGAAGATGACGCCGATCCACTCGTAGCGCTTGAGCGCCTCGAGACCGACGAGGATAAAGATCAACCGGAAGATGATAGCGCCGGCAATACCGTAGTTCAACATCCGCCGATACAGCTCCGGAGCTACTTTGAAGCTTCCGAAGATGAGCGAAATGATGAACAGGTTGTCCATGCTCAACGCTTTCTCGATGGCCATGGCGGCCAGATACTCGCCGCCGGCTTGGCTGCCGATAAGCAGGAAGATGGGAATGCTGAAGGCGAGCCCGGCGATCAAGTAGATAACCGACCATCGTACCGCTTCAGCAAAGCCTATCTCGTGATCAGACTTTGTGTGCTTCCACTCGACGAAGGCGTAGACGGCCAGACAGGCTGCCAGGAAGGCATACCAGGGCCAACCCACGTTGTACTCGACATGTTGCACCACTTGCGCAAACGGTAACTGTAAAGGTTCCAATCAGTCTCCTCCGCGGTTTTTTTCCGCGAGCGCAAATACTAGCACATATCCCAGATTTTGTAAAGTACCTAAACCTGGTTAAGCACCTTAGCTATCCACTAGCGTTTATGGGGTGCCGCCTCATTGTGCTTTTTAGCCCTTTTTGCTACTCTGCATCCGCATTTGAAACCATGCTCTAAGGAGGCAGGCTCATCGTATACATTTCAAAATCAGGTCAGAAAGTTCACCTTAGTCTCAGGATTAACGGCCGGGCACACGGCCAGCACATTGCACGTCAAATCAAACCACACCTTAAGGAGGCCTTTGACCGCGTTGAGGTGTACACCCCTGGTACTCACCGCCTTACCGTAGAGCTTCCCCGGGTACTGGGGAGCCTCCGTGTCGTTGAGACGCAGGAGGGTGACGAAATCTTTTACGCCTGGCGAGTAGGAAGGGAATGGCCTAGCCGTTTCGTCCGGAACAAGCAGGCAGTACCCACGCGCCAAATTACCCTCATCCTGAAGGTGGCGAACAACCTTGAACATGCAAACCTGCTCGACTGCTACTTAGGGCCGCACGCCCCAGCGGAACCCGAGTCAAAGAGACGCACTTCGGAAAGCGAAGAGTTCTGGCGGAACCATGCCTTTGTCTGGGACCCAGAAGGAATCAAGGAAGGGAGCGAAATCCCTGAGGCCGCCTACTTGGCCAGCCGCAGCGAAAGATGATCAACCCCAAGGGAGCACTCTGTGCTCCCTTTTTCATAGGCATATAAAAAAGAGGGCGTGTAAGCCCTCTTAAGGTTTGGGTATTCCCTAGGTGGACGCCGCCAGGGGCGCAACCTTTTTGCCCTCAACCATAATTTCGAACCAGTTGAGTATCTTTGGGTCGGCCAGGTTTACCACCTCGCCGGTTATCTCCCAGATGCCGCCCCCGACCTCTTGGACAAGCTGGTCAATGGACCAGGTAAACGGCCCGCAGCGGACGTACTCGCCATCGTACCCAATCGGCACCTCCTGGCCTACTTCTAGGCCAAGCTGGCCAACGGCAGGATGCGAACCCCGTAACACGGTCCCTCGCTGTAAGCCAATGCTATTGGCCGGGAAAGTGAGTGGAACAGAACTCAATGGACACCTCCTGTGGGTCAAAGGGTTTATACCAGTAAGCTAGGTCTGGGTCAATGAGTACGGGCTCTGGTAGCCATCCCTTAGGGGAAGAGGAGTAGCTTCACCTGCTCCCACTTCAGGGCAAGAAGCACTAGGAATGCGAGATTAGAAAGCGGAAAAACCACCAAGTTCTCAAACCACTTCCCGGTAATGATCCGCACACCCTCAAAAGGGCGGGGCGGGATGCCAAACATCCGCTGACCCGGAAAGAGGAGCGGAATACCCTGGACAGTCACCATGTCGGCAACAAGGTGACTTACGTATGCCGCCATTCCCGCTGCCCGGACCAGTCCCATGTCTATCCCCCACCCCACTGGTGCCGAATTCCCTAGGAATGTCAGGCCATACCATACCAAGGCACAACCCAGAAGCGAGTGGGTAAGGTTGCGATGATCCAAAAAGAGTGCGG
Coding sequences within:
- a CDS encoding FAD-dependent oxidoreductase, which encodes MTSLTLKDKQVLSGDICLFTFHKPHGFQWIAGQHVVVFLDHPNPDDKGITRALSMVTASQEKDIQFITHASEVGSTFKRALRSLPVGGTVQVTPAQGHFTYHDSPNPALFVAGGVGIGAIRSLLADLDLSGKPIKGRLQYYVTDGPIPFKEYLEELGQRHAGLSVQYVEMQSLHEQGGIKEVESQHDVEIYFSAVYSQELISSAGISREIERLRDLAGPVRNEAELLLHASQLLK
- a CDS encoding TerC/Alx family metal homeostasis membrane protein — protein: MEPLQLPFAQVVQHVEYNVGWPWYAFLAACLAVYAFVEWKHTKSDHEIGFAEAVRWSVIYLIAGLAFSIPIFLLIGSQAGGEYLAAMAIEKALSMDNLFIISLIFGSFKVAPELYRRMLNYGIAGAIIFRLIFILVGLEALKRYEWIGVIFGLILIRAAWKAFQEARGGDELEEEIEFTDKWLWKMISKWLPVHHEFDGHKLVTKVNGKKVLTLMAAIIILIECTDLIFAVDSVPAVLAISPDRFIAYSSNVFAILGLRALFFVYQSVAAKFWALSWGLTGVLGWIGFKMVASPFGFHVGAAVSLAVLAVFLGGSIIVSAMFPRQPEEEMPVIEIETAETLAFDPALDELEVAPTAVEPEPAPVKGA
- a CDS encoding metal-dependent hydrolase, with the protein product MLGRTHQIVGLTAGLATYLSLAPPHYQPATFAAVLVTSHLLALLPDVDQPLTDFWRVIPTGRYLGKVAALFLDHRNLTHSLLGCALVWYGLTFLGNSAPVGWGIDMGLVRAAGMAAYVSHLVADMVTVQGIPLLFPGQRMFGIPPRPFEGVRIITGKWFENLVVFPLSNLAFLVLLALKWEQVKLLLFP